The DNA sequence GTCAACCTGCTGATCCGCGACGCCAACAACCCCGACCGCAACGACGCGATGTTCCCGTTCCTGCGCGACTTCGACATCTACGCCGGCCACGACTGGGCCTCCGGACACGGGGCGTTCTTCGCCGGCAACAACCAGGAGTCGTCGTCGGAGGGCATGAACTTCGCCAACGCCCTGATCCAGTGGGGCGTCGCCACCGGCAACAACGCCATCCGCGACGCCGGCCTGCACATCTACACCACCCAGGCGCAGGCGATCCAGGAGTACTGGTTCGACTCGGCCAACCAGAACTTCCCGTCCGCATTCGGCCACTCCACGGTCGGCATGGTGTGGGGCGACGGCGGCGCGTACGCCACCTGGTTCAGCGCCGAGCCGGAGATGATCCAGGGCATCAACATGCTGCCGATCACCGGCGGTTCGCTCTACATGGGCTACCGCCCGGCGTACATCGGCACCAACTGGGACGAACTCGTCCGCAACAACGGCGGCCAGCCCACGGTGTGGCAGGACATCCTGTGGTCGTTCCGGGCCCTCGGCAACGGCGACGCCGCCCTGTCCAGCTTCCGGGCCAACCCGAACTATCCGGTCGAGGAGGGCGAGAGCCGGGCCCACACGTTCCACTGGATCCGCAACCTCGCCGCGCTCGGCAACGTCGACACCACGGTCACCGCCAACCACCCGCTGTACGCGGTGTTCACCAAGAACGGTGCCCGCACCTACGTGGCGTCGAACATCACCCGCAACCCGATCACGGTCACCTTCTCCGACGGCCGCACCCTGACCGTCGCCGCCGGCAAGACCGCGACCACCGGGGCGTTCACCTGGAGCGGCGGCAACGCCAACGGCGGCGTCAACCCGACCAACCCGCCGACCACTCCCCCGCCGACGACGCCGCCACCCACCACGCCGCCCCCGACCACCCCGCCGCCGGTCGGCTCCAACAAGCTGTTCGTACGCTCCGCCGGGGCACTGTCGACCAGCGCGGGCGGCGGAGCCACCACGGTCACGCTGCCGGCCGCCAACGGCAACTGGGACGGCACCCCGAACAACCAGGTCACCCACCGCATCTGCGGGCTGCGCGGTGCGCACTCCGGGTCGACGCAGTTCGCGCTGCACGTCGACGCGGGCACCGCGGTCGGCGCCGGGATCCAGGCCCGGGTGTCGTACGACTTCACCGGCACCGGCAACTACAGCCGCGTGGAGACCTACCACTACTTCGCCACCGACCCGGTGACCGGCACCGAGACGTACACCCAGGCGGCCGGGCTGCGCTCGTCGTCGGGATCGTTCGCCGCGATGAACAACGGCTGCGTACGGCTGGAGTTGTGGAACGCGATCGGCAACGCGCCGACGACCGTACGCGTCGACGCGACGGCCGCCCAGGGCCGGCAGTCCACGGTGACCGTGCCGTTCACGCTGTCCTGACCCGCACCTGACCGACGGCGGGAGGTCCGACCGGGCCTCCCGCCGTCGTCGTGCCGGCTGACCGGATCCGTCCGGGGCGAGGCATGATGGTGCCTTCCGGGCAGGTCGATCAGGGGCGAGGCTGACACCATGGCAAACGCACTCGTCGTGATCGACGTACAGGAGTCCTTCCGCCGGCGGCCGCTGTGGTCGACGATCTCGAATCCGGCGATCGTCGAGCAGGTCGACCGGCTGGTGGCCGCCACCCGCGCCGCCGGTGACCTGGTCGTCTGGGTCCTGCACAGCGAGCCGGGCAGCGGCACGGTCTTCGATCCGGCCAGCGGCCACGTCCGGCTGATGGACGGCCTGGTCCCGCACGACGGCGAACCGCTGATCACCAAGACCTCGCACAACGCGTTCACCACCACCGGGCTCCAGCAGCTGCTCACCACCCGGGGCATCCGCGCCCTGACGATCGCCGGCATCCGCACCGAGCAGTGCTGCGAGACGACCGCGCGGGTCGGCTCCGACCTCGGCTTCGACGTCACCTTCGTCACCGACGCGACCGCCACCAACCCGATCCCGCACCGGGACGCGCCGGTGGACCTGTCGGTCGCCGAACTGCTCGCCGACCCGCGCACCCTGCACCCGCAGGAGATCGTCGCCCGTACGGAATACGCGCTCGCCGGCCGGTTCGCCACCATCCGCACCGTCGCCGAGCTGACCGGCGCACCGACGGGCAGCTGACCGGATCGTGTCCCGGGTCGTCTTCCTGCTGCTGCCCCGGCTGCACCTGCTCGACCTCGCCGGTCCGGCGCAGGTCTTCTCCACCGCCGCC is a window from the Polymorphospora rubra genome containing:
- a CDS encoding isochorismatase family protein, which gives rise to MANALVVIDVQESFRRRPLWSTISNPAIVEQVDRLVAATRAAGDLVVWVLHSEPGSGTVFDPASGHVRLMDGLVPHDGEPLITKTSHNAFTTTGLQQLLTTRGIRALTIAGIRTEQCCETTARVGSDLGFDVTFVTDATATNPIPHRDAPVDLSVAELLADPRTLHPQEIVARTEYALAGRFATIRTVAELTGAPTGS